The following proteins are co-located in the Ketogulonicigenium robustum genome:
- the hydA gene encoding dihydropyrimidinase encodes MPATQTTVIKNGTIVTHDLTVRADVLVAGGVIAAIGPNLSGDHVIDATGCLIMPGGIDPHTHLEMPFMGTFSADDFESGTRAALAGGTTMVVDFALPDPGQSLMDALAVWSNKSARAHCDYSFHMAVTWWGQRVFDEMEQVAAAGITSFKHFMAYKGSLMVNDDEMFASFRRIADLGGLAMIHAENGDIVAEMAAKLLAAGTTGPEGHAYSRPAQVEGEATNRAIMIADMAGVPLYIVHTSCEESHEAIRRARQAGKRVWGEPLIQHLVLDETEYFHPDWDHAARRVMSPPFRNKAHQDSLWAGLAAGSLSCVATDHCAFTTAQKRFGLGDFTKIPNGTGGLEDRLPVLWTCGVGTGRLTPNEFVAVTSTNIAKILNCYPRKGAVAVGSDADLIIWDPEAEKTISAAGHQSNSDFNVFEGMKVRGLPRYTLSRGVVAFADGKVTAPEGHGAFVPRKGTTPVNTALQAWKELTNPRPVVRSGLPVTGV; translated from the coding sequence ATGCCTGCCACCCAGACGACCGTTATCAAAAACGGGACGATTGTGACCCATGACCTTACCGTGCGGGCCGATGTGCTTGTTGCGGGCGGTGTTATCGCGGCGATCGGCCCCAACCTTTCCGGCGATCACGTAATCGACGCGACCGGATGCCTGATCATGCCGGGCGGGATCGACCCGCACACCCATCTTGAAATGCCCTTCATGGGCACGTTTTCTGCCGATGATTTTGAAAGCGGCACCCGCGCCGCGCTGGCGGGCGGCACGACCATGGTGGTCGATTTCGCCCTGCCAGACCCCGGCCAATCGCTGATGGATGCCTTGGCCGTCTGGTCGAACAAATCCGCCCGCGCGCATTGCGATTACAGCTTCCACATGGCGGTGACGTGGTGGGGCCAGCGGGTGTTTGACGAGATGGAGCAGGTCGCCGCGGCAGGCATCACCAGCTTCAAGCACTTCATGGCCTATAAAGGCAGCCTGATGGTGAACGACGACGAGATGTTCGCCAGCTTCCGTCGCATCGCCGACCTGGGCGGTCTGGCGATGATTCATGCTGAAAACGGCGATATCGTGGCCGAGATGGCGGCAAAACTGCTGGCCGCAGGCACCACCGGCCCCGAAGGCCACGCCTATTCCCGCCCCGCGCAGGTCGAGGGCGAGGCGACGAACCGCGCGATTATGATTGCCGATATGGCGGGTGTCCCGCTTTATATCGTGCACACCAGTTGCGAGGAAAGCCACGAGGCCATCCGCCGCGCGCGGCAGGCGGGCAAGCGCGTCTGGGGCGAGCCGCTGATCCAGCATCTGGTTTTGGACGAAACCGAATATTTCCACCCCGACTGGGACCATGCCGCCCGCCGCGTTATGTCGCCACCCTTCCGCAACAAGGCGCACCAAGACAGCCTTTGGGCTGGGCTGGCTGCGGGGTCGCTATCCTGCGTCGCCACCGACCACTGCGCGTTCACTACCGCGCAAAAGCGGTTTGGTCTGGGCGATTTCACCAAGATCCCGAACGGGACGGGGGGGCTGGAAGATCGCTTGCCGGTTCTGTGGACCTGCGGCGTCGGCACCGGCCGCCTGACGCCCAACGAATTTGTCGCCGTCACATCGACCAATATCGCCAAGATATTGAACTGCTACCCGCGTAAGGGCGCGGTGGCCGTCGGTTCTGATGCCGATCTGATCATTTGGGACCCCGAAGCCGAGAAAACCATTTCGGCCGCAGGCCATCAGTCGAACAGCGATTTCAATGTCTTTGAAGGCATGAAAGTGCGCGGGCTGCCGCGTTACACCCTGTCGCGTGGGGTGGTGGCGTTTGCCGATGGTAAGGTGACGGCGCCCGAAGGGCACGGTGCATTTGTGCCGCGCAAGGGCACAACGCCCGTAAATACCGCGCTGCAGGCGTGGAAGGAATTGACGAACCCTCGGCCGGTTGTGCGGTCGGGCCTACCTGTGACGGGGGTGTAA
- a CDS encoding ABC transporter substrate-binding protein yields the protein MKKLMLAATALAGFSAPAFAQDALTLQLKWVTQAQFAGYYVALEKGYYSDENLDVTILPGGPDVAPPQVLAGGGADVMVDWLASALAVREGGLPVVNIAQPFASSGLLLTCWKDAGFTGPQDFKGHTLGVWFGGNEYPFLSWMSRENIPVDGGADGVTILRQGFNVDPLIQRQADCISTMTYNEYGQVLDAGVTADELTNFSFEAEGVATLEDGLYVLEDRLTDEAFADKLVRFVRASMKGWKYAEENPTEAAEIVLEFDETGAQTEAHQIYMMGEIAKLTAGSNGALDPAAFDRTVEVLMAPGSDPVITKVPEDAWTHMITDRALD from the coding sequence ATGAAGAAACTAATGCTCGCGGCAACCGCTCTGGCCGGTTTTTCTGCCCCCGCATTCGCGCAAGATGCGCTGACGCTTCAACTGAAGTGGGTCACGCAGGCCCAGTTTGCGGGCTACTACGTCGCGCTGGAAAAGGGGTATTACAGCGATGAAAATCTGGATGTGACAATCCTGCCGGGCGGCCCGGATGTTGCCCCGCCGCAAGTGCTGGCCGGTGGTGGCGCGGATGTAATGGTCGACTGGCTGGCCTCGGCGCTTGCTGTGCGCGAAGGCGGCTTGCCTGTCGTCAATATCGCGCAGCCTTTCGCATCTTCGGGCCTGCTGTTGACCTGCTGGAAAGACGCGGGATTTACCGGCCCGCAAGACTTCAAGGGCCACACGCTGGGCGTCTGGTTCGGCGGCAACGAATACCCCTTCCTCAGCTGGATGAGCCGCGAAAACATCCCCGTCGACGGCGGCGCCGATGGCGTGACCATCCTGCGTCAGGGCTTCAACGTTGACCCACTGATCCAGCGGCAAGCCGACTGTATCTCGACCATGACGTATAACGAATACGGTCAGGTGCTGGATGCAGGCGTGACCGCCGATGAACTGACCAACTTCTCGTTTGAGGCCGAGGGCGTTGCGACGCTGGAAGACGGCCTGTACGTGCTGGAAGACCGTCTGACCGACGAAGCCTTTGCCGACAAGCTGGTGCGTTTTGTCCGCGCCTCGATGAAGGGCTGGAAGTACGCCGAGGAAAACCCGACCGAGGCTGCCGAAATCGTGCTGGAATTCGACGAAACCGGCGCGCAGACCGAAGCCCACCAGATTTATATGATGGGCGAGATTGCCAAGCTGACCGCAGGCTCGAACGGCGCGCTGGACCCGGCGGCGTTCGACCGCACGGTCGAGGTGCTGATGGCCCCGGGGTCCGACCCCGTCATCACCAAAGTGCCCGAAGACGCGTGGACGCATATGATCACCGACCGCGCGTTGGACTGA
- a CDS encoding Zn-dependent hydrolase, giving the protein MASPAANLKVNGARLWESLMEMAKVGPGVAGGNNRQALSDADGEARKLFKSWCEEAGATVGVDKMGSMFAMIPGTDPDAAPVYMGSHLDTQPTGGKYDGVYGVLGGLEVLRSIKDMGIKTRHPIVVTNWTNEEGSRFAPAMLASGVFAGLHTLDFAYDRTDADGLRFGDELARIGWIGDEDVGTRKIHAMFELHIEQGPILEADNLDIGVVTHCQGLWWLQVTLTGKDAHTGSTPMAMRKNTGLGMARMIELVQTIAMDAQPNAVGGVGQINVYPNSRNVVPGKSVFTIDFRTADPAKLDAMRARFETEAPAIADALDISIEIEPVGHVDPVTFDPALVERVRGAAARLGYSHRDMVSGAGHDACWISKIAPTTMVFCPCVDGLSHNEAEEITPDWATKGADVLMHAVLETAIITA; this is encoded by the coding sequence ATGGCAAGCCCGGCAGCTAACCTCAAGGTAAATGGCGCGCGCCTTTGGGAAAGCCTCATGGAAATGGCGAAAGTTGGCCCAGGGGTAGCGGGTGGCAACAACCGCCAAGCCCTGTCCGACGCCGATGGTGAGGCAAGAAAACTGTTTAAAAGCTGGTGCGAAGAGGCCGGTGCGACAGTTGGTGTCGATAAAATGGGCAGTATGTTTGCTATGATTCCGGGCACCGACCCCGACGCGGCACCTGTCTACATGGGCAGCCACCTGGATACGCAGCCGACGGGCGGCAAATACGATGGCGTTTATGGCGTGTTGGGCGGGCTGGAAGTGCTGCGCAGCATCAAGGACATGGGCATCAAAACCCGCCATCCCATCGTCGTGACGAATTGGACGAACGAGGAGGGTTCGCGCTTTGCGCCCGCAATGCTGGCGTCGGGTGTTTTCGCGGGGCTGCACACGCTGGATTTTGCCTATGATCGCACCGATGCCGATGGCCTGCGCTTCGGCGACGAGCTGGCCCGCATCGGCTGGATCGGCGACGAGGACGTCGGCACCCGCAAAATCCACGCCATGTTCGAACTGCACATCGAACAAGGCCCCATCCTCGAGGCTGACAATCTGGACATCGGCGTCGTCACCCATTGTCAGGGCCTGTGGTGGCTGCAGGTCACGCTGACGGGCAAGGACGCGCACACCGGCTCGACCCCCATGGCGATGCGCAAAAACACCGGCCTTGGCATGGCCCGCATGATCGAGCTGGTGCAGACCATCGCGATGGATGCGCAGCCCAATGCCGTGGGCGGCGTCGGCCAAATCAACGTCTACCCCAATTCGCGTAATGTCGTGCCGGGCAAGTCGGTGTTTACGATTGATTTTCGCACTGCCGACCCCGCCAAGCTGGACGCGATGCGCGCGCGGTTTGAAACCGAGGCACCGGCCATTGCCGACGCGCTGGACATTTCGATCGAGATCGAACCCGTCGGCCATGTCGACCCCGTGACTTTCGACCCCGCCTTGGTCGAGCGGGTGCGCGGCGCCGCGGCGCGTCTGGGCTACAGCCACCGCGACATGGTCTCGGGCGCCGGCCATGATGCCTGCTGGATCAGCAAAATCGCCCCGACCACCATGGTGTTCTGCCCCTGCGTGGACGGGCTGTCGCATAACGAAGCCGAGGAAATCACCCCCGATTGGGCGACGAAGGGGGCCGATGTGTTGATGCATGCCGTTCTCGAAACCGCTATCATCACGGCCTAA
- a CDS encoding ABC transporter permease — MRNVLSVLTVVAAMLLIWTAAVIPMNIHEALTQAEREGIAVTPATAAERRGSSALSLVLANPALIPLTYAQPRPKLPSPAQVVLEFYDSAIAEELDGRRGLVRSGSLSPAGLALHTLKTIETTLLGFALGAVVGVALAVGIVYARTMDLAVMPWAIISQTIPIVALAPMIVLILSSLGVTGLVPRAIIAAYLSFFPVLVGMVKGLRAPDHMQLDLMRTYSATKAQSFWMLRLPMAMPYLFASLKIAIAGALVGAIVSELSTSSTQGLGARMLQGSYYGQTVQIWAALLAAALLAAVMVAVVGAADRVVRRMMGGLA, encoded by the coding sequence GTGCGGAACGTCCTGTCCGTTCTGACGGTGGTGGCGGCGATGCTGCTGATCTGGACGGCAGCGGTTATCCCCATGAACATTCACGAAGCCCTCACACAGGCCGAGCGCGAAGGCATCGCCGTCACCCCCGCCACCGCGGCCGAGCGGCGGGGCAGCAGCGCCCTGTCGCTGGTGCTGGCGAACCCTGCGCTGATCCCGCTGACCTATGCGCAGCCGCGCCCCAAGCTGCCGTCGCCCGCACAGGTCGTGCTGGAATTCTACGACAGCGCCATCGCCGAGGAACTGGACGGGCGGCGCGGTTTGGTGCGTTCGGGCAGCCTGTCGCCTGCGGGCCTTGCGCTGCATACGCTGAAGACCATCGAGACCACCTTGCTGGGTTTCGCGCTGGGCGCTGTTGTCGGTGTCGCGCTGGCCGTGGGCATCGTTTATGCGCGCACCATGGATCTGGCGGTGATGCCATGGGCGATCATCAGCCAGACAATTCCGATTGTCGCGCTTGCGCCGATGATTGTGCTGATTTTGTCCTCGCTGGGGGTGACGGGCCTGGTGCCGCGCGCGATCATTGCGGCCTATCTGTCGTTTTTCCCCGTGTTGGTCGGTATGGTAAAGGGCCTGCGCGCACCCGACCACATGCAGCTTGACCTGATGCGCACCTATAGCGCGACGAAGGCCCAGTCGTTCTGGATGCTGCGGTTGCCGATGGCGATGCCCTACCTTTTCGCGTCGCTGAAAATTGCCATCGCGGGGGCCTTGGTCGGGGCTATCGTGTCGGAACTGTCGACTTCGTCCACCCAAGGTTTGGGCGCACGGATGCTGCAGGGGTCTTACTATGGCCAGACCGTGCAAATCTGGGCTGCGCTGCTGGCGGCTGCGTTGCTGGCTGCGGTCATGGTCGCGGTGGTCGGCGCGGCTGATCGCGTGGTGCGCCGGATGATGGGGGGGCTGGCATGA
- a CDS encoding ABC transporter ATP-binding protein, which produces MSAVISAQNLNLVFETGDGPVQALKDVNLTIEKGDFVSFIGPSGCGKTTFLRVIAGLETPTSGEITVNGMTPDAARRARAYGYVFQAAGLYPWRTIGANVRLPLEIMGFPKTEQDLRVQRVLDLVELGGFEKKYPWQLSGGMQQRASIARALAFDADILLMDEPFGALDEIVRDRLNEEVLSLWARTGKTIGFVTHSIPEAVYLSTKIVVMSPRPGRITDVIESPLPRHRPLEIRDSPEFIEIAHRVREGLRAGHVE; this is translated from the coding sequence ATGTCGGCAGTAATTTCAGCGCAAAACCTTAATCTGGTGTTTGAAACGGGCGATGGGCCGGTGCAGGCGCTGAAGGACGTGAACCTGACGATTGAGAAGGGCGATTTCGTCAGCTTTATCGGGCCGTCGGGGTGCGGAAAGACCACTTTTCTGCGGGTGATCGCCGGGCTGGAAACCCCGACATCGGGCGAGATTACGGTTAACGGCATGACGCCCGATGCCGCACGGCGCGCGCGGGCCTATGGCTATGTATTTCAGGCCGCCGGCCTTTACCCGTGGCGCACCATCGGCGCGAATGTGCGCCTGCCGCTGGAAATCATGGGCTTTCCCAAAACCGAACAAGACCTGCGCGTCCAGCGCGTGCTGGACTTGGTCGAGCTGGGCGGGTTTGAAAAGAAATACCCGTGGCAATTGTCGGGCGGCATGCAACAGCGCGCCAGCATCGCGCGGGCGCTGGCCTTTGACGCCGATATTCTGCTGATGGACGAACCCTTCGGCGCGCTGGACGAAATCGTCCGCGACCGCCTGAACGAAGAAGTGCTCAGCCTGTGGGCGCGCACCGGCAAGACGATTGGCTTCGTCACCCACTCGATCCCCGAGGCGGTGTATCTGTCCACCAAGATCGTCGTGATGTCGCCGCGTCCGGGGCGCATTACCGATGTGATTGAGAGCCCGCTGCCGCGCCACCGCCCGCTGGAAATTCGCGACAGCCCCGAATTCATCGAAATCGCCCATCGCGTGCGCGAAGGTTTGCGTGCGGGGCATGTGGAATGA
- a CDS encoding ABC transporter permease, with translation MMLTILAFVIWAAAWALNVRLARLPQRWVRLAVPLIFGATLLVVWELLVRGAGVSAVILPPPSAIASTFVRVFPTLWQDTVQTVFKGALSGYVIGCAAAFCVALLADRFDVLRRGLLPVGSFLSALPIVGTAPIFVMWFGFGWQSKAAVVVAMVFFPLLVNTVAGLRDTTVQQRDLMFTYAASYWETLFKLRLPAALPFIFNGLKVSTTLALIGAIVAEFFGSPTQGLGFRIDASRGRLALDVVWSAILMSAFAGSLFYGAVALLERALTFWHPSQRK, from the coding sequence ATGATGCTGACTATCCTCGCTTTCGTGATCTGGGCTGCGGCTTGGGCGCTGAATGTCCGCCTTGCCCGCCTGCCGCAGCGCTGGGTGCGGCTGGCTGTGCCGCTAATCTTTGGTGCCACGCTGCTGGTCGTCTGGGAATTGCTGGTGCGCGGTGCAGGGGTTTCGGCGGTCATTCTGCCGCCCCCCAGCGCCATCGCGTCCACGTTTGTCCGCGTGTTTCCCACCCTCTGGCAGGACACCGTGCAGACGGTATTCAAGGGCGCGCTGTCGGGCTATGTCATAGGCTGCGCAGCGGCATTTTGCGTCGCGCTTTTGGCCGACCGGTTCGATGTGCTGCGCCGAGGATTGCTGCCCGTCGGCAGCTTTTTGTCGGCGCTGCCTATCGTCGGCACGGCGCCGATCTTTGTGATGTGGTTCGGCTTTGGTTGGCAATCCAAAGCGGCGGTCGTGGTGGCGATGGTGTTCTTTCCACTGCTGGTCAACACGGTCGCGGGCCTGCGCGACACGACGGTACAGCAGCGCGATTTGATGTTCACCTATGCCGCCAGCTACTGGGAAACGCTGTTCAAGTTGCGCTTGCCCGCGGCGCTGCCGTTCATCTTCAACGGTCTCAAGGTTTCAACGACGCTGGCGCTGATCGGGGCTATCGTGGCCGAGTTTTTCGGATCGCCCACGCAAGGCTTGGGCTTCCGCATCGACGCCTCGCGCGGGCGGCTGGCGCTGGATGTGGTGTGGTCGGCGATCTTGATGTCGGCGTTTGCGGGCAGCCTGTTTTATGGGGCGGTCGCATTGCTGGAACGCGCGCTGACGTTCTGGCACCCCTCGCAACGAAAATAA